AAAACAGAACCTACAACGGCGCCGGTTCCAATAAAGAAACTTTGCATCGCGAAGCCTAAAGTGCGTTGTTTTTCGGGTAAATTATCGCCAACAAAGGCACGAAAAGGTTCCATTGAAACGTTTATCGATGCATCCATTATCCATAAAGTTCCTGCTGCAATCCATAAAGTTGGAGAGTTGGGCATAATGAATAATGCGATTGAAGATAAAATGGCTCCAATTAAAAAATAGGGGCGACGTCTGCCTAAACGAGTCCAGGTTCTATCGCTAAAGTAGCCAATTACGGGTTGGATTATTAATCCTGAAACGGGAGCTGCAATCCATAAAATCGGGATTTCGTCAATTTTAGCGCCCAGGGTTTCAAAAATTCTTGAAGTATTTGCGTTTTGCAGTGCAAAACCAAACTGTATTCCTAAGAAACCGAAACTCATGTTCCAAATTTCCCAGAAACTTAATTTACGCTTTTCCATTATCGTAATTAAATAATTAATTAGACGATAAGCGCTTTGCTTATCAAAACTTACTTATGGTTTCGAAGTAAAAGTAAAAGCTTTGAGCAGGCGTAAAAGTATTAATTATTTTTTTATTTATGCTAACAAAAAAGTCATAAATGTTATTTATGACTTTAGAATATGTTGATTTTAAGAATTTTAGTCAGTAGATTCTCGTTGTATTAGATGTGTTTCGATAACTTCGGTGGTATAATTTTCGTTTTCTTCATCGTCATCGTCATGTTCGGCTTCGAGTCTTTCGATCAGCATTTTAGCCGCTTTATTTCCCATTTTTTCACCACTTTGGCTTACGGTTGTAATACTTGGCGTTGAATATTTTGAGATAATTCCGTCCGTAAAAGCAATTACTGCTAAATCTTCGGGAACTTTAAGTCCCATTTTTGATGCAGTTTTGATAATTGTTACAGCAAAAAGCTCGTTTACAGCAAAAACCGCATCAAAAGCTCTGTCGTGCAAAAGCTGACTAATTGTGATTTCGCAAGTATCGACATCTTCAATTTTTATAATTAAATCTTCATTGAATGGTAATCCGTTGTCCAGAAGCGCTTTTTCGTAACCATCGGTTCTCAATTTTCCAACGCTTACATAATCAACAGTGGTAACCAAAGCAATTTTTTTTCGGCCATTATCAATCAGACTTTGAACGGCTTCGTAAGCAGCTGCTTTATCATCAATAATTACTTTATCACATAAAATATCATTGGTAACGCGGTCGAACATTACAACGGGCATTCCCTGATTAATAACTTCGGTAATGTGATGAAAATCGCCTTTGTATTGGGTTTCTTTAGAGAGTGACATGATAAAACCATCGATACTTCCGTTGGCCAACATTTCCATATTCAGGACTTCTTTATCGAATGAATCATCAGATAAACAAATTACAACGCTATACCCATTTTCGTTAGCAACTTGCTCGATTCCGTTGATTACAGTAGAGAAAAAATAATGTACAATTTCCGGAATAATAATACCGATACTTTTGGTTTTCCGATTTTTTAAACTAAGGGCAATATTGTTGGGTTTATAGTTGTAAAACTTTGCAAAAGCTTGCACTTTCAGACGCGTTTCTTCTCCTATTTCCAGACTGTTTCGTAGTGATTTTGAGACAGTTGAAATAGATACATCAAGTTCTTTTGCAATCTGTTTCAGGGTTATTTTGCGTTTCATAATGGTTATTTGAAAAAAATCTAATTGTTAATAAAGGTATCTTATATTTTTATAATTGACAATTTTTGACTTAAAAGATTACAAAAAATAGAAAGTTTTCAACACTACCACGTTTTCGTAACTCAATATAAATTGTCACTGGTTGGTCGTGTTAATAAATTCCTAATTTTGAAATTCGAAGTAAAATTAAAAACTTAACTAACAATCAAAAACTCAAACTAATTTAAACAAAAAGTATGAAAACAATTTACAAAAAGTTGTTATTTTTATTCCTACTGTTGCCGTTTACTGTGTTAGCTCAAAACACTTTAAAAGGGACTGTTGTCGATAAAGCAACAGGTCAGCCAATACCAGGAGTAAACGTAAATGTACAGGGTTCTCCAAGTGGAGCATCAACCGGATTTGATGGTAATTACCAACTATCAAATGTTAAAAATGGTAACAAAATTACGGTATCTTTTATTGGATACAAAACAGAAACCATTGAGTATACCGGACAAAAAACACTCAACGTTTCTTTAGAGGAAGATAACAATCAACTTAAAGAAGTTGTGGTACAGGTAGGTTACGGTACTGTTAAGAAAAAAGACGCAACAGGATCTGTTTCTCAAATCTCTTCAAAAGAATTTAATAAAGGAATTAACGTAACTCCGGAAAGTTTAATCAGCGGACGTATTGCTGGTGTAAATGTTGTTGGAGGTGGTGCTCCGGGAGCTAAAGCAGATATTAGAATTCGTGGAGGATCTTCGTTAAGTGCTTCAAATGAGCCATTAATTGTAATTGATGGACTTCCTATGAGTAATGCTGTTCCTAATGGATCTACAAGTATTTTGTCTACAATTGATCCAAATGATATCGAATCTTTTACCGTTTTGAAAGATGCTTCTGCAGCTGCAATTTATGGTTCAAGAGCGGCAAATGGTGTAATTGTTATTACGACTAAAAAAGGAACTAAAGGTGGCGTGAAAGTTAACTTTAACTCTCAGGTTGGTATAAATACTGTGGCTAATACAGTAGATGTTTTAAGTGCTGATCAATTTCGTGCTGTTGTGAACGAAAAAGGTTCTGCTGCTCAAAAAGCTTTATTGGGTACAGCAAATACAAATTGGCAGGATGAAATTTTTCATACCGCTTTGACTACTAACAATAATATCTCTGTAAGTGGTGCTTTGTTTAACAAATTACCGGTGCGTTTATCTGTTGGAAATGTTGATAATCCAGGTATCTTAAGAAACACTTCTTTTGAAAGAACTACGACATCGATATCGTTAAACCCTGTATTGTTTGACAATCACTTGAAAATTGATATTAGTGGAAATTTAGCTTTTGGAAAAAATCAATTTCAAGACGAAGGTGCTGTAATTGGTAGTGCTATCGGATTTGATCCAACACAATCTGTTTATCAATCAGGTTCTCGTTATGGAGGATATTTTGAGTGGTTGGAACCAAGCGGAAATTTACCATTATTACCAGCAAGAAACCCAGTTGCGAGATTAAATCAAGACGATCGTAGAGCTACATCTACCAGAAAATGGGGTAACATTAGATTAGATTATAAATTTCATTTCTTCGAAGATTTAAGAATCGTTGTTGAAGGTGGTATTGATAAATTTAATAGTAATGGTTATACAAGAGTAAGTAATGAAAGTGCTTTAGGATATCAGCCAAACGTATTTACTTCAGGTAATTGGGTAAATTTAGGAGGAGATATACATTATACAGACAGTCGTCAGAATAAAAACTTAAATACTTATTTTAACTATACTAAAGATTTAGGAAAGTTTAAAATTGATGCTACAGCAGGATATAACTATCAGTTGTTTCAAAGAGTTGGATATGATTCAGGACAAACCAGAGAACCAAATCCTAAAGAAGATGTTACTACTGATCCGGATGTTAATTTACAATCTTATTTTGGTCGTTTGAATTTAGGGTATGACAGTAGATATTTATTGACTTTAAACTATAGAAGAGACGGAACTTCACGTTTTTCTGAAGATAACAGATGGGGTAATTTTGGAGGAGCTGCTTTTGCATGGAATGTTGCTCAGGAAGATTTCTTAAAAGGTAATTCGACTTTATCTAGTTTGAAATTAAGAGTTGGTTACGGAACAACAGGACAACAGGATATTCCGCCTCAGTACGATTATTTACGAAGAGTAACTTTAGGAACAATCAATACGCAATATCTTTTTAACGGAGTTGTTTACAAAGCGGCAAGACCTGAAGGATATAACCCAAATATTAAATGGGAAGATTTGGCTGAGTCAAACGTAGGAGTTGATTTTGGTTTCCTTAATGATAGAATTACAGGTACTGTTAACTATTTTGATAAAAAATCAAGTGACCTTTTGGCTGATATTCCTGTTCCTGACGGAGCTAATATTAGAAATAAAGGATATAACAATATTGGTAGTGTAAGAACAAAAGGTGTGGAGTTTAATCTTCAATCTGATATTATTAAAACAGATCAATTAACTTGGAATGTAGCTGTTAATGCAACTTATATAGATCAGAAAATTTCTGATTTAGGAGTTACTGTTCCTGGGTTTCAAGGATATATTACAGGAGATGTTATTGCCGGAGGTTCTGGAAACCAAGTGTTGATTCATTCTGAAGGATTTGCTCCAAATTCATTTTTCGTATTTGAGCAATTATATGATGCAAACAAAAGACCAATTCAGGGTGCATACGCAGACAGAAATGGAGATGGTGCTATTACAGATGCCGATCGTTACAAATTTCATAAACCAACAGCAGATTATACTTTTGGATTATATACTACTTTGAATTATAAAAAATTCGATTTTACAATGAACTGGAGAGGAAGTTTAGGAAACTATATTTATGATAACATAAGCTCTGACAAAGGGTATTTAGAAGCAGGTCTAAGAAGACAATCTGATTTATCTAACATCAGTTCAGATTATTATAATACAGGATTTTCAACTGAAAATAACTCGAACGGAACACAACGTAACTACTCTGATTATTTTGTAAAAGATGCTTCTTTTATCAAATTAGATAATTTGGTAGTAGGATATACTTTTGATAAAACATTACTAAAAGCTGCTTCATTGAGATTTACAGCAGGAGTTCAAAATGTTTTTGTTATTACAAAATATAAAGGTTTAGATCCTGAGAAATTCAACGGAATCGACAACAATGTTTATCCACGTGCGAGAACATTCTTGTTTGGAGTAAATGCGAATTTCTAATAGTACATTGAAAATTAAATTTTAAAAATAAACAAAATGAAAATATCATTTAAATATATATCTTATTTTCTCCTATTCATTTTAGGATTAAGTATGACGCTTACTTCGTGTACGAGCGACTTAGATGTGACGCCAAAGGATGATGATGAGTTTCTTTCTGATACCTTTTTTCAGGATCCGGCTTCATACAAACAAGTATTGGCAAAGTTATACGCAGGTTTGTATGTAGGAGGTAATGATGGAGATGGTACTCCTGATATTGCTGGTTTGGGAGGTGATTTTAGTAGTTATTTACGTTTAATGTTTGTAACGCAGGAATTTACTACAGATGAAGCAATTGTAGCTTGGAGTGATGATGGTTTGCCAGCATTAAATGGACAAACATGGAGCCCTAGTAACCAGTTTTTATACGGAATTTTCTCTAGAGCATTTTATGAAATTAGTGTGTCTAATGAGTTTTTAAGACAAACTACAGATGAAAAATTAGCGGAAAGAAATGTTGATGCAAACTTAAAAGCTGAGATTGCTACATTTAGAGCTGAAGTACGTTTTTTAAGAGCTTATTCATACTATAATTTAATGGATTTGTTTGGAAATGTGCCAATTACTACAGAAAATGATCCTGTTGGATACTATTTCCCGGAACAAAAAACAAGAGCTCAGGTTTTTGCTTTTATTGAATCAGAATTGAAAGATATTGATGCTGGTTTAAAAGCTTCAAAAGCTAATGAATATGGTAGAATTGATAAAACTGCTGCGAAATTTTTACTAGCACAGATTTATTTAAATTCTAAAGTATATACAGGAGTAGATAAAAATAATGAAGCTGCAGTTTTATGTAATGACATCATTACAGGTTCAGCTTATAAATTTGCTGATGTTCCTTACCGTTATTTATTTTCTGCTAATAATGACAGAAATGGTGCTCAGGATGAAGTTATTTTCCCTGTTATAGGAGATGGTAATGCTATTAGAGCTACTGGTGGAGGTATGAGTTTTATCCTTCATGCTTCTATTGGAGGTAGTATGAATGCTGCTGATCAAGGAATGAATGGTGGTTGGGCTGGTATTAGAACTAGACAAGAATTTGTTAAATTATTTCCAGATGTAACTGCGACTAGTGATAAAAGAGGAACTTTTTATACTAATGGACAATCTTTAGACATTGCTGATTTTGGAGTGTTTACAAATGGATATGCTGTTACGAAGTTTACTAATGTAAACTCAGATGGTACTGCAGCACAAAGAAATGATATTCCTGATACTGATTTTCCATTGTTTAGATTATCAGATGTATATTTAATGTATGCAGAAGCAACGTTAAGAGGTGCAGCAACAGGAAATATTGCTACATCAGTTGAATTAGTAAATAAAATTAGAGCAAGAGCTGGTGCAGGTGTTATCACAGCTACTGATTTAACTCTTGATTTTATTTTAGATGAAAGAGCAAGAGAATTGTTCTGGGAATGTCATAGAAGAACAGATTTGATTCGTTTTGGAAAATTCACAGGAGGATCTAAAATCTGGCAATGGAAAGGTGGCGTTAAAAACGGTAGTGGTACAGAGTCTTACAGAGACTTAATGCCAATTCCTTCGACAGCAATTCAGGCAAATCCAACTTTAAAACAAAATCCAGGATACTAACTAACCTTATAAAATAATAATAAAATGAAAAATATATATAAAATTTTAATCGCATTCATTGGTGTTTTAGCAGTATCATGTAATGCAGATGACGTAGAAAACAGACCAGTAATACAGCCGGTTACAGCACCAGTTTTGCTTACACCTGAAAATAGCTTTAACATTGTTCTTTCAAAAGAAAATGAAAAAGAAATTGCTACAACAGTAATTTGGGATGATGCTAAATATGATGGTACTCAAACAGTTGTAAACTACACAATTGAAATCGCTAAAGCAGGAACTAAATTTGCATCTCCTACTGCAGTAACTACAACTACTGCGCGCTTCAGAGCATTGACAGTAGCAGAGCTAAATTCAGCTTTGGTTAATGGTGGATTTATTGAAAAAGAAGAAAATAGTGTTGATATTCGTATTAAAGCTACTGTTGGTATTGGTGCAGAAGCGCAATATTCTAATTCTCATACTTTCAAAGCTACTCCTTATCACACGCCATTAGCAAGTTCTCACTGGTTAGTTGGTGCAGCTACGCCAGGTGGATGGACTTGGGATGGAGATGCTGAAACAGAATTCCCTCTAGTAGTTGGTAAAACTGATGTTTACCAAGTAACTGTTGTTCTTAAAAGTGGAGAAGCATTTAGAGAATTCTTAGGAAATAATTTCACAAGTAACGGTAACTGGGATGCAAGTCGTAACTATACTTACTATTCAGGTTTAGGATACACAATCGATTCAGAATTGGTAAATGCCGGTGATGGTGATAGTAACTTTAAATATACTGGACCAACAGGACCAAGAGTTTTAAAAATTGATAACGGAGCAAAAACTATAACTTTAGACTAACTCTAATATACAATAAATTGAAAAGGCTATCTTAGGATAGCCTTTTTTATTTGCAGAAAAACAGCAAAGTTTTTTATGAAATGATTGTTGTTTCAGATTGCTAAAATATGGTATAAATCTGTCGAAAGGGCTGTCTATAAAGACAGCCCTTTTTTGTACGCTGAACTTTTTAATTCCATAAAATTATATGCAAAACCATATAGTATTGGTAACAAATTAGAGACTCATTTTATACTATATAATGCGATTTATTGTCTTGTAATTTTTGGTTTATACTTGAAGAGTAAAGGAGTTTTTAAAATTGATAAAAATGTATAATTGTTGGTGTAAAATTTTTTAATGAGTAAAAAAAATCATATTTAATTGTCATTTTAATTATTTGTTAACAGTATAACGTTGTAGTTGAGCTTTAAAAAAATGTAAGGTAATTTGATAACGTATTTTTTATATTTTTAAGAGAAATATGATATTTTGATATTTAACAGCCTGATTAATTTGTAGTTGCAAATGCGAATAAAAAGGCTGTAAAACTAGTTGCGCAACTAGGACCGAAATAGAAATTGATGTCTTAAAAATAGGATTTTGGAGAACAAAAAGCGGAAGCCGAAAAGCTAATGAGTAGGCTACTTTAACTCATTAAAAATGAAAAAAATTAGTTTGAAGAATATTCATGAAGGAATGAAAAGAGAAGAAATGCGAATGATACAAGGTGGATCTGGCTGCGGATGTGGTTTAGGTGGTCCTTGTATTACTGGAAGCCCGGTGTTTAATTGCGCTGCTCCTTTAAGATGCGTTTCTAAGCCATTATTTCCCGGAGATACATTTACAGCAGTTTGTTCTTAAATTATTGTTTTAAAGTAAACATGTGTTTTTAAATAACCAAAAAGCGGAAGTCGAAAAGCTAATGAGTAGACAAACAAAAAACTTAAAATTTATTAAAATGAAAAAGATTAGTTTAAAAAATATTAGTGAAGGTTTAAAAAGAGATGAAATGAGAATGATCCAAGGTGGTTCTGGTTGCGGAGCGCCAGCAGGAAGTCACTGTTATCTAAATCATGGAATTTTTAATTGTGCTCCGGCTTTAAGATGTGTTCCTAAACCAGAATATTCAGGAGATATTTATAACGGAATTTGCGTATAAACTATTCTTTGTTCAATAAAGAAAGTGTGTTTTGAATTGACAAAAAAAGACAGTTCAAAAAACTAATAAATTAAAGACTATGCTATAAGTGAAATTATAGTATAGTCTGTTTTTTAATCTCATCACATGAATAAAATAGTATTACTAAACTGTTATCTGGGAAAACTGCCGTGGTATTTTGATTTTTTCCTGAAATCCTGCGAATCCAATCCAAGTGTTGACTTTATTGTTTTCTCAAATGATGAAGAAAAGAGAGTGCTTCCGGGAAATGTGAAAATGATAAAATTTTCATTAGAAACTTTTAATTCTCTTGCCTCACAAAAGCTTAATCTGGAAGTGAAGATTACGAATGCCTATAAGATTTGTGATTTTAAACCAGCCTTTGGAGTAATTTTTCAGGAGGAAATTTCGAGCTATGATTTTTGGGGCGTTTGCGATATCGATCTTGTTTTTGGGAGAATCAGAGAGTTTATGACAGAAGATTTACTTGATAATTATGATGTGATCTCGGTCAAAGATTCTTTTCCGTCCGGATATTTTTTGCTTTTTAGAAACAACGAGATTATAAATAATCTGTTCAAAAAAAGTAAAGATCATAAACTCATTTTTACATCAAATGAGAATTATTGTTTTGATGAATGTGGAGGAGCTTATGAC
This genomic window from Flavobacterium sp. 9 contains:
- a CDS encoding LacI family DNA-binding transcriptional regulator; translation: MKRKITLKQIAKELDVSISTVSKSLRNSLEIGEETRLKVQAFAKFYNYKPNNIALSLKNRKTKSIGIIIPEIVHYFFSTVINGIEQVANENGYSVVICLSDDSFDKEVLNMEMLANGSIDGFIMSLSKETQYKGDFHHITEVINQGMPVVMFDRVTNDILCDKVIIDDKAAAYEAVQSLIDNGRKKIALVTTVDYVSVGKLRTDGYEKALLDNGLPFNEDLIIKIEDVDTCEITISQLLHDRAFDAVFAVNELFAVTIIKTASKMGLKVPEDLAVIAFTDGIISKYSTPSITTVSQSGEKMGNKAAKMLIERLEAEHDDDDEENENYTTEVIETHLIQRESTD
- a CDS encoding TonB-dependent receptor encodes the protein MKTIYKKLLFLFLLLPFTVLAQNTLKGTVVDKATGQPIPGVNVNVQGSPSGASTGFDGNYQLSNVKNGNKITVSFIGYKTETIEYTGQKTLNVSLEEDNNQLKEVVVQVGYGTVKKKDATGSVSQISSKEFNKGINVTPESLISGRIAGVNVVGGGAPGAKADIRIRGGSSLSASNEPLIVIDGLPMSNAVPNGSTSILSTIDPNDIESFTVLKDASAAAIYGSRAANGVIVITTKKGTKGGVKVNFNSQVGINTVANTVDVLSADQFRAVVNEKGSAAQKALLGTANTNWQDEIFHTALTTNNNISVSGALFNKLPVRLSVGNVDNPGILRNTSFERTTTSISLNPVLFDNHLKIDISGNLAFGKNQFQDEGAVIGSAIGFDPTQSVYQSGSRYGGYFEWLEPSGNLPLLPARNPVARLNQDDRRATSTRKWGNIRLDYKFHFFEDLRIVVEGGIDKFNSNGYTRVSNESALGYQPNVFTSGNWVNLGGDIHYTDSRQNKNLNTYFNYTKDLGKFKIDATAGYNYQLFQRVGYDSGQTREPNPKEDVTTDPDVNLQSYFGRLNLGYDSRYLLTLNYRRDGTSRFSEDNRWGNFGGAAFAWNVAQEDFLKGNSTLSSLKLRVGYGTTGQQDIPPQYDYLRRVTLGTINTQYLFNGVVYKAARPEGYNPNIKWEDLAESNVGVDFGFLNDRITGTVNYFDKKSSDLLADIPVPDGANIRNKGYNNIGSVRTKGVEFNLQSDIIKTDQLTWNVAVNATYIDQKISDLGVTVPGFQGYITGDVIAGGSGNQVLIHSEGFAPNSFFVFEQLYDANKRPIQGAYADRNGDGAITDADRYKFHKPTADYTFGLYTTLNYKKFDFTMNWRGSLGNYIYDNISSDKGYLEAGLRRQSDLSNISSDYYNTGFSTENNSNGTQRNYSDYFVKDASFIKLDNLVVGYTFDKTLLKAASLRFTAGVQNVFVITKYKGLDPEKFNGIDNNVYPRARTFLFGVNANF
- a CDS encoding RagB/SusD family nutrient uptake outer membrane protein codes for the protein MKISFKYISYFLLFILGLSMTLTSCTSDLDVTPKDDDEFLSDTFFQDPASYKQVLAKLYAGLYVGGNDGDGTPDIAGLGGDFSSYLRLMFVTQEFTTDEAIVAWSDDGLPALNGQTWSPSNQFLYGIFSRAFYEISVSNEFLRQTTDEKLAERNVDANLKAEIATFRAEVRFLRAYSYYNLMDLFGNVPITTENDPVGYYFPEQKTRAQVFAFIESELKDIDAGLKASKANEYGRIDKTAAKFLLAQIYLNSKVYTGVDKNNEAAVLCNDIITGSAYKFADVPYRYLFSANNDRNGAQDEVIFPVIGDGNAIRATGGGMSFILHASIGGSMNAADQGMNGGWAGIRTRQEFVKLFPDVTATSDKRGTFYTNGQSLDIADFGVFTNGYAVTKFTNVNSDGTAAQRNDIPDTDFPLFRLSDVYLMYAEATLRGAATGNIATSVELVNKIRARAGAGVITATDLTLDFILDERARELFWECHRRTDLIRFGKFTGGSKIWQWKGGVKNGSGTESYRDLMPIPSTAIQANPTLKQNPGY
- a CDS encoding SusE domain-containing protein, which produces MKNIYKILIAFIGVLAVSCNADDVENRPVIQPVTAPVLLTPENSFNIVLSKENEKEIATTVIWDDAKYDGTQTVVNYTIEIAKAGTKFASPTAVTTTTARFRALTVAELNSALVNGGFIEKEENSVDIRIKATVGIGAEAQYSNSHTFKATPYHTPLASSHWLVGAATPGGWTWDGDAETEFPLVVGKTDVYQVTVVLKSGEAFREFLGNNFTSNGNWDASRNYTYYSGLGYTIDSELVNAGDGDSNFKYTGPTGPRVLKIDNGAKTITLD
- a CDS encoding DUF6625 family protein, with product MNKIVLLNCYLGKLPWYFDFFLKSCESNPSVDFIVFSNDEEKRVLPGNVKMIKFSLETFNSLASQKLNLEVKITNAYKICDFKPAFGVIFQEEISSYDFWGVCDIDLVFGRIREFMTEDLLDNYDVISVKDSFPSGYFLLFRNNEIINNLFKKSKDHKLIFTSNENYCFDECGGAYDEVISGINILDVPTKTESIHHVLAKEQNNIRVHFDLFIIEGTPGKIKWENGILSYKNEYEVLLYHFSSYKNNVFSNMKKWKKIPDCFYIDKYNIRKYSNYNISAKWTDSIKPNLKKFLLR